The DNA window GGCCGTGGAACCCAGCGATGCGCTTCAATCCGCCCTCATCCGCTATGGCGCGAAGCTCAAAAAGACTCCCGCGCAGGTGGAAGCAGACGTCTGGGAGTTCAGGCTCAAAAAGACCAAGATGTGCAAGGATTTCGAGCTTACTCCTCACTTCGGTACCAAGAAGGTCCGGCTCTCGGACTATCGCGGCCGCATGGTATTGCTTACCTTCTGGAATCCCGGTTCAGGGACTTGCCGCGAGGAATTGCCCACCCTGCAGAAAATTCTCGACAAATACGGGCCGCAGGGCCTTGCAGTCATCACTGTCAACACGCAACCTTCGGACGCGATGGCGTCCATTCTGATGAATCGTTATTCCTTCATCTCCCTGCGCGCTCCGAACGACGAGTGGGCCTGGAACAGATATAACCTCAACTCCGTACCCGCCAGCATCCTCATCGATCGTCAGGGCCGCGCCCTGTTCCGTCCGGCGTTCTGGGGTTACGATCCGCAGCACACATTCGACCTCGAGATTCAGACGATGCTCGCACGCGAGCCGAAGAACTGATTGAGAAAACGTGTCTTTCAAAAACGGTTTCTTGTGAGGCCTGAGGAAATCACGAGAGCAGGCTGCCGCGCCGCCAGGCGCTAAAGGGCTTGACATGCCCGGAGATGGGAAATCATCATGACAAGGAATCATCGGGTGAGAGGAAGAAATTGTCCGCGAGTAAGATCTCCATTATTTGTTCCACCGACGACATCTACTGCATCGGTCCGCGCCGCCTCTCCGCCCAGCTCAAGCGTCACGGATTCGAGGTTAACCTGATATTCCTGCGCGCAGCCAGTTTTTGGGGACAGGCGCGGCAAAGGCTCGGCACCTATTTCGACAACGCCGACCTCCCTGAGCCGGTCTATCGGCAACTCATGGAGCTTTGCCGGGACAGCGCGGTCGTCGGCTTCAGCGTGTGGACTCATCAAGTCGAACAGGTAACTCTGGTCACACGCCGCCTGCAGAAGGAGCTCAGCTCGCTCGTCGTCTGGGGCGGGATTCATCCCACCAGCTTCCCCGTGGAATCACTGCGGGCCGTGCCGGGAATATGCATGGGCGAGGGAGACGTCAGCTTCCTGCGGCTCGCTCAAGCGTTGCAGGAGGGAGGCGACTACCGGACGACTCGGGGATTCTGGTTTCGCGATGGCGAAGGAATCGCCCGCAACCCGGAAGAACCGCTGGTGAACGATCTCGACGAGCTCCCATTCCTCGATTTTGAATTCGGGGACCACTTCGTCAATGATGGCGGCACCTTGAAGCGGATGAACATGCGTCTGATGAAGAAGTATTACGGCGGCAAGATGTGGACCATGTTCAGCCAGGGATGTCCGTATAAATGTACCTTCTGCTCAAATGATGTGCTCATTGATTTGGACACCGGATACCGGAAATTTCGCAAGCATTCGGTTGATTACTTCCTCGCCGAGCTGCGCTATGTCCTCTCGCGCTATCCCCACATCTACAACATCATCATTGATGACGACGCCTATATGTTTCTCCCCAAAGAGATCATCCGGGAGTTCGCCGAAAAGTACAAAAAGGAGTTTGATGTCCCCTTTTTCGTCAGCGGCATCATCCCCGCATCCATCGATGAGGAAAAGTTTCAGGTCCTGATGGATGCCGGCATGATCAAGGCGCGCATCGGCATCCAGTCCGGGAATCGCCGCATCATGAAGGAGATATTCATGCGGCCGCCCCACGACCGCAAGTTGGTGGCCGGCTCGGAGATCGCCTACAAAAACCGCAGGAAGCTTGCGCCCGTGCAATATGATCTGATTGTCGACAATCCTTGGGAACATCCCGAGGAATTGAAAGATACCATCCGGCTGGTGCACGCGCTCAAGCCGCCGTACACCTTCGCGATCAACTCCCTCACCCTGCTGCCGGGGACCACGATCTACCGCATGGGGGAGCAGGCGGGATTCACCAAAAAGGATCAGAAGATCACGCTGGCATCGTACGTGCAGTATATGCCCACGGCGCTGAACCTGACCCTTGCCTTTTACAACGTCAGGAGAGTCCCGCAGCGCTGGATTGATTACATCATGGCGAAAGACTTTGGCACCCGCACCGTGACGATGAAGCAGTACCCGCTTATCGGCGCCATCATCATTGCGTTGGGTCTCGTCAAAAAGGTCGCCCACGGTCTCCTGCGCCGCGATATCTCGGCGATTCCCCGTCCTTTCGACCGGCGGCTGGGAAGGTTTTTTGTGAGACGCCGCATCAAGACCGCCGACCGGGTCTGACTCAGGATCGATAGTCTACGCAATTTGGAAGGATACTGGATCGTGAGAGACTGAAGCTCAATCCGGTTACGGACCCAGGGTTTCGTCCGGTGTCGCCGGTTTCATCCCGGAAGTAACGCGCTCATATCTAGTCCTGGACAGCTACCACGGAATGCATGAACTTCTAGAAAGGCCTCCTACTTCGTGCTGAATCTGTAAATGATGGTGTTCTTGTAGGTCTGGCCCGGCTTCAGCACCACCGATGGAAAGTCCGGCTTGTTGGGCGAGTCCGGATAGTGCTGCGGCTCCATGCAGAAGCCGTTGCGAAACTGGTATACCCAGCCGCCCTTGCCCTTGAGCGTGCCGTCGAGGAAGTTGCCGGAATAGAACTGCAGGCCCGGTTCGGTGGAAAGCACTTCCAGCACCCGGCCGCTGGTCGGTTCATAGACCCGCGCCATGAGGCCGAGTTCCCCCATGGGCTTGTTGATGACCCAGTTGTGGTCGTAGCCCTTGCCGAATTTGAGCTGCTCATTATTCTCGCCGATGCGGGCGCCGATCGTCGTGGGCGTATTGAAATCAAATGGTGTGCCCTGCACCGGCTGCAGCGCGCCCGTCGGAATCAATCCGCTGTCTACGGGCGTGATCTTGTCGGCCTGGATCATCACTTCATGGCCCAGAATGTCGCCCTTCCCTGCGAGGTTGAAGTAGGAGTGATGCGTGAGGTTCACCACCGTCTCCTTGTCGGTCGAGGCGGTAAAGTCGACCTTGAGTGCATTGTCGTTGGTGAGTGTATAAACCGCAGTTATCGTGAGGTTGCCCGGATAGCCTTCTTCTCCGTCCTTGCTGAGATAGCGTAGCTCCAGGGCCGGCTCACTTCCCTGCAAGGGCCGGGCCTCCCACACTACCTTGTCGTATCCCTTGACGCCGCCGTGCAGGTGATTCGGCCCATTGTTTGCGGCAAGCCTGTATGCCTTGCCGGCCAGTGTAAATCTGGCCTTGCCGATGCGATTCCCATAGCGCCCGATCAGAGCGCCGAAATAGGGATTGTTCTTGACAAATTCCGGACTGAGGTAGCCATCCAGCGTGTCGAAGCCAAGGACCACGTCGCCGAATTGCCCGTTGCGGTCCGGCACCTTCAGGGACACCACGATTCCGCCGTAATTGGTAATTTTGGCCTCGAGGCCCTTTGCGTTACGCAGCGTGTAGAGATCCACCTGTGTACCCTCCTTCGTGCCGAATGATTCTTTGCCGATATCGCCCGTGGGCTGAGGCTGAGATTGAGATGGCGACTGAGTCTGAGGCGCCGGGGTGCAGCCGCCGAAACAGGCAGCGCAGAAGGCGCTGAGGATGATGATCCCAATAAGTGATTTTCGCATGGTTTGGCTCTATTGAATGACTGGGTTATTTATCGTTCCTGGATGACTTGACAGTTGAACGTGACGGGCTCCTTTGCCCGTAATAGGCATCGCGACCGTGCTTACGCGAGAAATGCTTGTCGAGCAGCACGCGCCGTATCGATTTTGTCGCAGGTTGGATGCGCATCGTCTCGCTTACCAGACGGGCGAGGTGCTCAAGAACGATAGCGTGCTGGACTGCGTGCTCGACCGACTCGCCCCATGTGAATGGGCCGTGACTGGCCACCAGAACGCCCGGAAAGGCCAGCGGATCCATGCGGGCGAGGCGCTCCACGATCACGCGACCGGTGTTGACCTCATAGCCGGTCTTGATTTCTTTTGCCGTCATAAGGCGGGTACAGGGAACGGGGCCGTGAAAGTAGTCGGCATGGGTGGTGCCGAGCGCCGGGATCTCGCGGCGCGCCTGCGCCCACGCGGTGGCATACAGACTATGTGTGTGCACGATGCCGCCGATGTTTTTAAACGCCCGGTACAGAACGAGGTGCGTCGATGTATCGGTACTGGGATTGAATTCCCCCTCCACAACCTCGCCGGTCGTGAGGGAAACGACGACCATGTGCTCGGGACCCATCCCTTCGTAGGGTACCCCGGACGGCTTGATGACAACGTGGCCGCTCCCTCGATCCACAGCGCTGGCGTTGCCGAACGTCTGCACAACCAGCCCTTCTTTGACCAAATCAAGGTTCGCCTTATACACCCGCTGCTTGAGTTCCGTCAGCATTTTTTTCGGACCACGAATTCCACGAGAGACACGAAAAACACTAAGTCATATGGGAGGAAATCCAAAGACCATCTTCCCCTGCTATTCATTGCGTGGTTTCTCCTCCTTCATTTTCGCGCGCGGTTGCGGATATCGATCAGCTCTTTCATTACGTCGTAGAGGTTGCCGCTCCACTCTTTGGTGCCGAAGGCGTCGTGCAACCTCTTATAAACAGCATATAGCCTGCGATAAGTCTCGTGGGCCTTCGGATTCGGCTTGAAGACACGGGGCTTGAGGCCGGTCATGGCCTGCTGCGCCGCAGCGTAATCCGGATATGCGCCGGCGACGACGGCCCCTGCGATAGCCGCCCCCAGGGCGCACGTCTGAGCGGAACGGGAGATCTTCATCGGCCGGCCCGTCACGTCGGCGTATATCTGCATGACGAGAGGGTTCTTTTCCGCAATTCCGCCGCAGTTGACGATTTGCTCGACCTTGACACCGTACTCCTCGAACCGGTTGATGATGGTCAAGGCGCCGAACGCAGTCGCCTCGATCAGTGCCCGGTAGATTTCAGCGGGCGTGGTGTACAGCGTCTGCCCAAGCAGCACACCGGTGAGACGCTGGTCGACCAGGATGGTGCGGTTGCCGTTATTCCAATCCAAGGCGAGTAAACCTGACTCGCCCGGCGTCAATTTTGCGGTTGCGGCGGAGAGTTGCTCGTGGGAGCCCGCTTTGCGGCCGCCCGGCCTGACATAGTTTACGAACCAGTTGAAGATGTCTCCCACCGCGGACTGGCCCGCTTCAAGGCCGAAGTAACCCGGCAGGATGCTCCCTTCCACAATTCCGCACAGACCGGGGATGTCCGCGAGTTCCTGCCTGGCGGGCACCACCATCATGTCGCAGGTGCTGGTCCCGATGATCTTGACCAGCGTGCCCGGCGCGATGCCGGCGCCGATGCCCCCGAGGTGAGCGTCGAACGCCCCTACCGCCACCGGCAATCCCGCAGTCAGACCGGTGCGCTGGGCCCATTCTTCGGTCAGGCCACCGACCGCGCGGTCAATCGTATGCGCCTCGCGGGGCAGACGGCAGCGCAAGTCGCCCAGCTTGGGGTCGAGTTGCGTCAAGAACTCTGCATCGGGATAGCCGCCCCAGCTGAGGTTGTACATCGCCTTGTGGCCCGCAGCGCAGACGCCCACGATCAGCCTGTCCGGTGCCTCGGTGCCGGTAAGCATCGCAGGCACCCAGTCGGCGCACTCCACCCAACTGTAGGCGGCGTCGAAGACCTCGGGGCTGGTCCTGAGGCAGTGGAGAATCTTGCTGAAAAACCACTCGCTGCTGTATGTGGAGCCGCACTTGGCGAGATAGTGCGGACGAATTTTCTTCGCCAGTTCGGTGATTTCAGCCGCTTCGGCCACACCGGTATGATCCTTCCACAACCAGGCCATGGCCGCGGGATTATTGGCATACTTCTTCTGAAACGCGAGCGGCCGGCCATTGCTGTCCACCGGAATCGGTGTGCTCCCGGTCGTGTCGACCCCGATCCCGATGACCTGCTCCGGCTTGAAGCCCCGCACCTTCTTGCGCGCCTGTGCGATGGCCTTCCTGATGGTTACCTGGGCGCCTTTGGCGTAGTCGGCGGGATGCTGCCGCGCCAGGTTCGGGTCGCGCGCGAGAATCACGCCGGCTTCGCCATGCTCGTAGCCCCAGACCGCCGTGGCCACTTCACGGCCGTCGGCGACACTGACGAGGAGGGTTCGGACCGAGTTGGTGCCGTAATCTAAACCGATAACATATCTTGGGCTCATAGGATTCGCAGTCCAGTGGATTAAGGTCCAATGTCGATGATGACTTTGTTCACGTGGTCCCGATATTCCGTGTTCAGCCGGAAGGCATCCGCTGCCTGCCTTAAAGGAAAACGGTGGCTGACCAGACCACGCACATCTACCCGGCCATGCTCGACCAGTCGCAGGGCGCGCGGATATACATGTTTCATACGGCGGCTCAACAGGATCGTAAGCCCTTTGCGACGCGCGGTGGAATGCTTCATGGCGAGCGTATCATCCGATGGAATGCCTACAAGCACAATGCGTCCGCCGGGCCGAGCGATTTCGGCGGCTTGCGCCACCGACTCTTCGCCCCACGCGGCTTCGATGGCGGTGTCTACGCCGAGGCCACCCGTCAGCTTTAGAATGAGTCGGGTGGAGTCTTCCAGTTCGAAGTTGATAGGAACACCACCGATCTTGCGGGCCAGCTCCAGCCGCCAGGGCAGCCGGTCGGTGACAAAAATCGGATCTGCCCCGGCGAGCTTCGCCACCTGCAGAATGAGAAGTCCGATCGGTCCCGCACCAAGAATGGCGGCACTGCTGGCAGCACGAATGCGGGCGAGGTCGGCCGCGTGGATGGCAACACCCACCGGCTCCAGCAGCGCCGCAGCCACATCGTCGATTGTTTCGGGCACAGGAAAACAGGAACGCCCCGGCATGAGCATCCACTCGCAAAGGCTGCCGTCATCGGGATAATTGCCGCAGAAATGGAGACGGCAACAGAGATTCGGATGCCCCTTCTGGCACAGGGCGCACCGGCCACACGGCTGGGCCGGATCCACCGCAACCCGCGTGCCCGGTCTGATGGGCGCGAAATTTCCGTCGAGTGAGTCGGCACCGGCGGCCTCAACCACGCCGGAGAACTCGTGGCCGAGGATGAGCGGCGCTTTCACCCCGGTGTCGCCGATGCGCGCATCCCGGTAGGAATGCAGATCGCTGCCGCACAGGGCGGTGGTCCGGACGCGGAGCAGCACCTCGCCGCGGCCCGGCGGTCCCGGATGCGGCACTTCTTCGAGCCGCAGATCCGACGGCCCATGCAGCCGTGCCGCCAGCATGCGCGCGGGATAGGATCCATCAAGCTCTCGCGCCATCAGACCTTAACCACGAAATAAACGGGGAAAGCCCGTTTGAGCATTAACGCATGTCGTAACCGCCGGAGACGCCAGGGCGAGGCGCAACGTGCACCTTCACAAGACCTTGTGCGCTCCAGCTCATTCTTCGTGCATTTCGCGTGTTTCGCGGTTTCTCCGTTCTCATTCGTGGTGGTAAACTTCCCAGCCCAGATACCTGCTCAGCGCTTCTTTCACGCCCGCCGCAATGCTCGCCGGATTGACGGCGACATGGTGCTCGAAGCCGTTTTTGCAGATGTGAGCAAGCAGCTTCTGGAATTTGGGAATGCGCACAACACCGTAACCGCCGAAAGTCTCGAGCGGGTCATCCGTCACTTCTCCTTCACCGATGTATGCGCGAATCCTGCCGGCCGCGTCATCCGTGCTTGCGCGCAGATACGTGAACGGCGTGGCCTTGACCCGCCCCACCACGGTACCGTAAGTGTTTTCTTTCCCGACCGTGCCGGCGATAATCGCCTGGTAGTCCATCGCCGGTCTCTTCTCGCCGATGTTGACGAAAAGATCCTTGGGCAAGTTGCTGCAGTGGAAGATCACTCCCTTGTCCGGGTCGTCCCCGTAGTTATTGTTCCAATCCACAAGGGCGCTGGGCCTGCCGCTTCCCTGGGCCATGGCGACCATCGCCACAGTGCCCATGATATCTGTCTCGCAGGCGCTGCACATCAGTGTGTTGCTCATCATGCTCATCAGCAGGCACGGGACCACACCGAAGAACTCCTCCATCGCCGTCCAGCATTGGATGGCGGTCGCGCCCAGGCGGGTCTGCATCATCCAGTTGTCCACGGCGACGCCGAACTTCGCCATCTTGAGGAGCGCAGCCGGCGGCACATGCCCGGCGGGAACGTAGTTGTGGATTTCATTAAGCTTGGCTTTAACCGGCGCATCGCCGTCTTTCATCTTGTTGACCCAGCCGAACAGCTCAAACAGATCGAGCGTCTCGATGCTGATGCCGGACTGCTCCAGCAGTTTCTCGCTGTAACGCACGGTGTTGAAGGCCGCGGGCCGGGCGCCGAGGGCGCCGATGCGCAGGTTGCGCAGGCCCCTGACCACTCGGCAGGTGACGACAAAATCCGTCAGGTCCTGCGCAAAGTTGGCATGATCCGGGTTGACCGTATGCAGCCGGGTCAGTGTGTAAGGGATGCCGTACTGCCGGAGGTTGTTGCAGACCGACATCTTGCCGCAGAAGCTGTCGCGCCGATCCCGAATCGTCATGTTTTTCGGATCGTCGTTAAAGGCGTGCACCAGTACCGGGACGTTGAGTCCCGCCCAGCGAATGGCGTTGGCCACACCCCGCTCGTCGCCAAAATTGGGCAGCGTGACCAGGATGCCGTCGATTTTGCCGGAGTTCTGTTTGAACAATTCGGCGCACTGTTGCGCATCGGCGAGCGATTCCACGGAGCCGAACTTTGTGGCCGCCTGCGGAAGAATGACCGTCCCGATGCCGAGTTTATCAAGAGTTTTCAGAATTTCCTTGCGCCCGGAGTCGCACAGGCGGTCCGGAAAGAAACCACGATTGCCGACGATAATGCCCAGAGTTGTCATATTAATGGTCATTTTCCCGTTATCACTC is part of the Terriglobia bacterium genome and encodes:
- a CDS encoding cobalamin-dependent protein (Presence of a B(12) (cobalamin)-binding domain implies dependence on cobalamin itself, in one of its several forms, or in some unusual lineages, dependence on a cobalamin-like analog.); the protein is MSASKISIICSTDDIYCIGPRRLSAQLKRHGFEVNLIFLRAASFWGQARQRLGTYFDNADLPEPVYRQLMELCRDSAVVGFSVWTHQVEQVTLVTRRLQKELSSLVVWGGIHPTSFPVESLRAVPGICMGEGDVSFLRLAQALQEGGDYRTTRGFWFRDGEGIARNPEEPLVNDLDELPFLDFEFGDHFVNDGGTLKRMNMRLMKKYYGGKMWTMFSQGCPYKCTFCSNDVLIDLDTGYRKFRKHSVDYFLAELRYVLSRYPHIYNIIIDDDAYMFLPKEIIREFAEKYKKEFDVPFFVSGIIPASIDEEKFQVLMDAGMIKARIGIQSGNRRIMKEIFMRPPHDRKLVAGSEIAYKNRRKLAPVQYDLIVDNPWEHPEELKDTIRLVHALKPPYTFAINSLTLLPGTTIYRMGEQAGFTKKDQKITLASYVQYMPTALNLTLAFYNVRRVPQRWIDYIMAKDFGTRTVTMKQYPLIGAIIIALGLVKKVAHGLLRRDISAIPRPFDRRLGRFFVRRRIKTADRV
- a CDS encoding galactose mutarotase codes for the protein MRKSLIGIIILSAFCAACFGGCTPAPQTQSPSQSQPQPTGDIGKESFGTKEGTQVDLYTLRNAKGLEAKITNYGGIVVSLKVPDRNGQFGDVVLGFDTLDGYLSPEFVKNNPYFGALIGRYGNRIGKARFTLAGKAYRLAANNGPNHLHGGVKGYDKVVWEARPLQGSEPALELRYLSKDGEEGYPGNLTITAVYTLTNDNALKVDFTASTDKETVVNLTHHSYFNLAGKGDILGHEVMIQADKITPVDSGLIPTGALQPVQGTPFDFNTPTTIGARIGENNEQLKFGKGYDHNWVINKPMGELGLMARVYEPTSGRVLEVLSTEPGLQFYSGNFLDGTLKGKGGWVYQFRNGFCMEPQHYPDSPNKPDFPSVVLKPGQTYKNTIIYRFSTK
- the araD gene encoding L-ribulose-5-phosphate 4-epimerase AraD; protein product: MTELKQRVYKANLDLVKEGLVVQTFGNASAVDRGSGHVVIKPSGVPYEGMGPEHMVVVSLTTGEVVEGEFNPSTDTSTHLVLYRAFKNIGGIVHTHSLYATAWAQARREIPALGTTHADYFHGPVPCTRLMTAKEIKTGYEVNTGRVIVERLARMDPLAFPGVLVASHGPFTWGESVEHAVQHAIVLEHLARLVSETMRIQPATKSIRRVLLDKHFSRKHGRDAYYGQRSPSRSTVKSSRNDK
- a CDS encoding ribulokinase, translated to MSPRYVIGLDYGTNSVRTLLVSVADGREVATAVWGYEHGEAGVILARDPNLARQHPADYAKGAQVTIRKAIAQARKKVRGFKPEQVIGIGVDTTGSTPIPVDSNGRPLAFQKKYANNPAAMAWLWKDHTGVAEAAEITELAKKIRPHYLAKCGSTYSSEWFFSKILHCLRTSPEVFDAAYSWVECADWVPAMLTGTEAPDRLIVGVCAAGHKAMYNLSWGGYPDAEFLTQLDPKLGDLRCRLPREAHTIDRAVGGLTEEWAQRTGLTAGLPVAVGAFDAHLGGIGAGIAPGTLVKIIGTSTCDMMVVPARQELADIPGLCGIVEGSILPGYFGLEAGQSAVGDIFNWFVNYVRPGGRKAGSHEQLSAATAKLTPGESGLLALDWNNGNRTILVDQRLTGVLLGQTLYTTPAEIYRALIEATAFGALTIINRFEEYGVKVEQIVNCGGIAEKNPLVMQIYADVTGRPMKISRSAQTCALGAAIAGAVVAGAYPDYAAAQQAMTGLKPRVFKPNPKAHETYRRLYAVYKRLHDAFGTKEWSGNLYDVMKELIDIRNRARK
- a CDS encoding alcohol dehydrogenase catalytic domain-containing protein, which translates into the protein MLAARLHGPSDLRLEEVPHPGPPGRGEVLLRVRTTALCGSDLHSYRDARIGDTGVKAPLILGHEFSGVVEAAGADSLDGNFAPIRPGTRVAVDPAQPCGRCALCQKGHPNLCCRLHFCGNYPDDGSLCEWMLMPGRSCFPVPETIDDVAAALLEPVGVAIHAADLARIRAASSAAILGAGPIGLLILQVAKLAGADPIFVTDRLPWRLELARKIGGVPINFELEDSTRLILKLTGGLGVDTAIEAAWGEESVAQAAEIARPGGRIVLVGIPSDDTLAMKHSTARRKGLTILLSRRMKHVYPRALRLVEHGRVDVRGLVSHRFPLRQAADAFRLNTEYRDHVNKVIIDIGP
- a CDS encoding L-fucose/L-arabinose isomerase family protein, with the translated sequence MTTLGIIVGNRGFFPDRLCDSGRKEILKTLDKLGIGTVILPQAATKFGSVESLADAQQCAELFKQNSGKIDGILVTLPNFGDERGVANAIRWAGLNVPVLVHAFNDDPKNMTIRDRRDSFCGKMSVCNNLRQYGIPYTLTRLHTVNPDHANFAQDLTDFVVTCRVVRGLRNLRIGALGARPAAFNTVRYSEKLLEQSGISIETLDLFELFGWVNKMKDGDAPVKAKLNEIHNYVPAGHVPPAALLKMAKFGVAVDNWMMQTRLGATAIQCWTAMEEFFGVVPCLLMSMMSNTLMCSACETDIMGTVAMVAMAQGSGRPSALVDWNNNYGDDPDKGVIFHCSNLPKDLFVNIGEKRPAMDYQAIIAGTVGKENTYGTVVGRVKATPFTYLRASTDDAAGRIRAYIGEGEVTDDPLETFGGYGVVRIPKFQKLLAHICKNGFEHHVAVNPASIAAGVKEALSRYLGWEVYHHE